The sequence gttatatatatattcggCTCTCCAATATTTTGATAtgcaatcaaattaatattatttaatagatactagaattaatattattgaatagATACTAGATATATGACAGACTATATTAATATAcaccaaaaattaaatatcacaaaaattataaaaatatatatcaaattactAATAACATATActattttgtaaaaaaaaaattactatatatcacggtattattgaaataattttttaatttatagtatttttggaaaaaaataattgtaacagtaaaaatgatatttttaatcttcttTTTGAATATTTCTGAAAGAATCCCTAATTAGAAACCCGGAAAAGAAATCCCAAAGAGAACTAATAGTCATTCCAATACAAAGCCTGATTGTAATCGAGTGATTTCATGATTGCGAGCAAACttagaatgaaagaaaagCAAGCTAAAATCATAGGCTAAATGCTTGGCCTGTATTTGTATTTGATGAGATTCAAATGCAGTTCTTGAAATCATAGTCATTCACAGAGAATTATGCACCTAAAGCTTTAAATCATTCACTCCGCAGAAAGATTTGCAGTAAGGAATAAGAGGGAAGCTTCAATGGTGTGCTAATCACCAACATCAGATACAGCATAAACACATTCAAGCAGAATGTCactacatatatattataattcaaaCAAGAGTTTCATTGACAAGACAAATTAATTGGTCTCTAAACATTGAAAGAACATATGAAtccatataattatatatagatagataATAGATAACAGAATATGCCAAGCAAAGATTGATCAACTAGACTCATTAGAGGAACTCCCAAAAAAATGAATCTAATCTTCATACTCCTGGTATTGCCTGAGAAGCTCAAAGCAACCAGACATGGCGTCCTCCTTCATGAAACCAATAGAATTGGCATAACGTTTGTTTGATACAATGCCATTGTTATTGGTAAGGATAACACGGGCACGATCACGTCCTGATGATGGCTTCATGCAGTCATGCTGGGGGCTGCTAACTAGCATAGCATCACAGAGCTGATCCTGATGATCCTCATCAACATGGATCCTGTATGTTCCGGTTGAGTCTGTGGTTCCTTCCTTGCTGTATACAAGTTCCATTGTCTTCCTGTCCTTGCATTCAACTCTAACCTTGGCACCTaaataaaggagaaaaataatatataaggcGATCAAAGAACAATCACTGTACAAACTTTATGCTTCTTAGAAATGTGTAGTTAAGCATTCACTAGTGATTCAATTTTCGAGTGAAAGAAATGATTGCTCTTCAATTGTGTTAAACTTAGGCCATTGTTTATGAAACAGAATAACTGAAAGCTTGTAAAGAATTAGTGGCACTTATTATGGTGACACAAACTCTACACAGGCGCACTCTTACAGtcctatttaattttgatagatCTGTcgatgaaaataataaaaccatAAAAAAGAGACAATTATAACACTATAAGAGAAAATGGCCAAGAAATGACCTTCACCCACATGAAATAGCTCTAAAACTTTATGTAAACCTTTAAAGATTTGATCTTTAgcacccaaaaaaaaaagtcactAAATAAGGTAATAttcaatttcttcaaaagggtGAGTGTGTACTCTACCAGATCTAAAGAAAAACCAGTAAAACGCTTGGCCACTCACGTTAAAGAACCCacatttttgttaaataaCTTACAAATTTAAGTATAAAGATCAAAACTTTACAACAGATCTAGCAATCtgcaaacaaaaaaaaaaaaacaaaagaactGCTGAAATGGGTAAATACCAGCGACGTAAGTGGTTTTGGAGGTCTCAAAACCAGCACGGCAAGTGTCACAGTAAACGCGACCTTCAACTTCGAATGGGTTTCTGGCAGGACGAGCAGCGGCCACAAGGGCAGGCAGCACGCAGAGAGCAAGTAGCAAAATTGCTCTAGCCATTTGGGTTCTTTTCTGCTTTTCTTTGGAATGGGCAATTAGAGAGCCTTGAGAGAGAGATAAATAACGAAGCGATTGAGTTTGAACTCAAGCAAAGGGAAATGGAAATAATGACAAGTGATGATGATAagaaggagaaagaaagtaaaaaaaagaagagcaaAGTCACAGGGAAAAGTAATCGacacaagaagaaaaaagaaaaaaaaagaattattagcGGTGATAGCGCGTGGAGAGATGTTCTAGTACATACAAAGTGGGGGGTTTTAGGAGTGTTTTAGTTATTTTGAGGTTTAATTTAGGTTGTGAATGGGTTACGTCGATGAGTTGGTGGGTTTTGATTGGAGAAGAGAAGGGGTGAGCTGGTGGTAAGGAGTGTAGAGGATAGAACACGGACAGTGAAGTGATGGGACGCAGCTGGAGATGTCGGTGCCCACATGGGGTTTGGGGATGGACTGATTAATTAGATTGCGTTAGAGGAAGTGAAGGGTGGAGCAGCCTGTATTTTACAGTTTTGTACATGCTGGCATCACATGATCATCATATCATTTATCATGTAATATGAGTCGTTGTGACCCAAAAagtcaaatatttttttgggtGCCAGTCCATACGTAGAGTCACAAAATCTTGCCAAAATTGGCGTTGTGATGAGTTGGGCTATGCCTGAAATTTGACGTTTGGATGaacttgttttttaaaaattaggcTTTCTTCATGATTGGATTGGGTTTAGCTCTTTATGATAAGggatttaagaatcaattggACCAAAATCTAATAGTTTTAAGGCTTAGAAACATCTCTCGATGGgcctattctttctttttttttttaaccaaTGTCCTTcatataagaatattttagtaaCTTTTACAAGGTGGTGTCTGAGATAAccctttttttaaattaaaaaaaaaaaaaaattaacaaattgatttcattatTCACAAGCCAAACTAGCTAACAGTTCAAACCGAAGATTAAGTAATTAAGACAGTAAAAGACTTTGAGGGTAAACTACAATCCTAAATAAAGCAGAAGAGATCATTAAGATTATTCACATCCTATCTAAATAGAGATTACCAATCCAAATtcaatttctctcttttttaaattttacccAATTACAGGGAATTGGTAGTATTTtcaaatcttttatatatattattcaattCGTTGCAAATTTGGCAGTTTAGTTAACGAGGAGGatgattatttaatatttgaattttgatatatgtttgACATTTTtctgtaaaaaaattaaaatattattaaataaaactctAGAATGTAATAACGGATTATGCAAGGAGTAATAAAACAAATTCATATAGAAAGTTGAAAAATGAgttaactataaaataatgTTCGGTGTACTGTCGGCGTCAAGAAATCTACTGTCCTAATTCACCTTTATAAGGCCTCCCGTTTCAATATCAATACCAGAAGAAATTGGAAAATGAGTTCATTTCAATTCAAACTTTGATCTCAGATTCAACAGTCAACTGTATATGATTGGTTATTTTCACGAAAAGCAAACACATTTAAGGCAAAATGAATGATTCAAAAGTCAAATTAGCTGCGCAACTTGGAAACTCTAGTACTTGCTGTATAATATAGAAGATCATGGCttcaaaattctattaaattgGCACATTTTTGCTTTAAGAATTTGTTAGCTTCTAGAAAGAATATGGAAAAACAGAATGCTCTGATTGATGAGTTAGTGCGTCACTTAAGTCGCATTGGAACCCTATTTATCCGAGAGGATAATCTCTACTCCACTCTTTAAGTAAGCAGCAAGTGGAGTTTCCAATaccattatttttcttcctttttttcttttttcgccTTCTTTTTTGTCataagctttttttttttttttcttttcattttatgaGTTACAAAAACTGTCAATAGAAAAGGCCATTGGCCAACCTAAGAAAtcacatttaattatttcattaaattaaagCTGTAATTGACTACTTTATAGTCGGTATTAGCCCACATGCAATTGTagaataatcaacataattgattagaaaaggaaaaagaaaatcaaacgaACTGCattaataaacttaatttaatgAATGGAAGCTGCAGCTTcgacttttcttttaatcgAAGTTCAATACCAGAGTCCACAAACAAACTTTCAACTATATTGATTGGTCAAAATATGTAGatcgtatatatatatatatatatatatatatataagtttaagtaataattttttaaaaatttaatatatgtcaTATATCATCGGGTGTACACGGCATAAGAATTTCTCCATATATGCATGCAGATCCGATATCAAAGTtagaaaccaaaaaaaaaaaaaaagaaaataatgatcaAAATGGCGAACTGCTCAATAAAACATCTGTTAACCATAAGTTTCTTGGTTTCATTTGTATGTCTTTCACATGGTAGAGTAAATCCTAGCTTTAAAATCAAAGCAGTTAATCTAGGAGGCTGGCTTGTCACAGAAGGATGGATTAAACCTTCTCTTTTTGATGGCATCCCCAACAGTGATTTCTTGGTTTGTATTATATGCATCTTCAattcatttttcattcttGTTTTCTAACATATGTGCTGAACAAAATGTTGCttcttgttgtttttcttttctcctccTAGGATGGCACTGGACTTCAATTTAAATCAGTTGCAGTTAAAAAGTATCTTTGTGCTGAGTTAGGTGGAGGGAATATCATTGTTGCTAATCGGACATCTGCCTCAGGCTGGGAAACATTTAAAGTAAGTAATTCTTTTAACCATGTTCAGTTTTCCgtttattttacttctttttaatGTCAGTATATGTACTAATCCTGGTAACATGTTAATGGGTTTTTATCATTGAAGTTGTGGAGGATTGATGATTCCCATTTCAACTTCAGGGTCTTCAACAAACAATTCATTGGATTGGGAAGCAAAGGCAATGGGACTAATGTAGTAGCTGTTTCTAACACAACAGGCGAATCTGAAACATTTGAGATTGTCAGAAATTCTAATGATTCTAGCCGTGTTCGAATCAAATCCTCCAACGGGTTCTTCTTGCAGGTGgctttcttttctcctttctgTTGATGCCATAGAAAATGAATATTCAGAACTTGAACCTTTCAGTTGATAGAAGGTCGTGATATCAATATTAATGCAGGTGAGAACAGAAGAGTTGGTGACAGCAGATTATGCAGGTGATACTAAATGGGGAGACAATGATCCATCAGTGTTCCTGACGACCATTTCAGGAAGAATGCGTGGAGAGTTTCAAGTCACTAATGGTTATGGTCCGGAATCAGCCCCAAGAGCTATGAAGGTACGAGAATACTGATAATATTTATCGACTTTTAAACTGATTAACGAAATTGCAAAGTCCGTTTTCAGGAACATTGGAGCACATTCATTGTGGAAGATGACTTCAAATTCATAAGTCAAAATGGACTTAATGCTGTGAGAATACCAGTTGGTTGGTGGATAGCAAGCGATCCAAATCCTCCAAAGCCTTATGTAGGCGGCTCTTTGCAAGCTTTAGACAATGCATTCTCATGGGCAGAGTAAGCAAAATTCTCGCTCAGCAGTTTTACTCTCCAGAATTTATATGACTAACAATTAATCTTTGCAGGAAATATGGGTTGAAGGTTGTAATTGACTTGCATGCAGCTCCTGACTCTCAGAATGGCTGGGAACACAGCTCTTCTAGAGATGGTTCTCAAGAATGGGGCCTTACTGATGCAAATATACAACAAACAGTTGATATTATAGACTTTTTGACAGCCAGGTATACAAcgcaaattttataaaagggCGTCAGGATTATTCAATTCCGAATTCCTGCATCGTAAGGCAGACActtgattaattgaaaatgatttaataGGTATGCAAAGAGCTCAAGCCTGTATGCGGTAGAGCTCATAAATGAGCCTCTTTCGCCAGGTGCAAGTCTAGAACGTGTGACCAAGTATTATCAGGCAGGATACAATGCAGTCAGGAAGCACTCATCAACGGCTTATGTAGTGATGTCAAATAGACTAGGATCTGATGAAGCAAGAGAGCTATTTCCTCTTGCTAGTGGCTTAAGTGGAACAGTTATCGATGTCCATTATTACAATCTCTTCTCTAGCATATTTGACGACATGACTGTCCAACAGAACATTGATTTCGTCAACACTAATCGGTCTGCTCAGTTGAACTTTGTCACCACATCAAATGGCCCTCTCACTTTCGTTGGTAGGTGCTCACTCACTACCAAAGAGTGGTTTCTAGCACTATATtgttaattatgaattaatgaATATTGGGAATTTGGGGTATGCATTCTTGATTTGCAGGAGAATGGGTGGCAGAGTGGCAAGTTTCAGGGGCAACAAAAGAAGATTACCAAAGATTTGCTAAAGCCCAATTAGAAGTATATGGACGTGCAACTTTTGGGTGGGCTTATTGGACTCTTAAGAATGTAAACAACCATTGGAGCCTGGAATGGATGATCAAGAATGGTTACATCAAGCTGTAGATGAGATAACTTGAGGTTTAAGGTAATCCTTTCTACCACACCCAATACCAATGCCTATACGTCGAGCGATTCCCCCCTTGCTTGCAAGGTGctcaataaatgaataaactgGTTCTTAAAAAGCAAAAGGTTTCTATAATAAGACCACAGAGTTGTGTATGTTCGACCCTGGTGCTGGGTGCTGGTGCTCATATAATAACTGGCTTTAGTACCCTCACTTCTTATTGGTTGAATCGTTAAAAGTCCTTGTTCGATTGGTCTACCTAAATAATGATTAAGATGAGATTACGTTTTGAATTTATTCAGAGTTTAGATCTTAAAGCAACTTTAGATATGAATTACTAAGATTGAAAACTTAtgaaaaaatgtaaaaatgaTGTGATTTTTTATGTGCAACTGACCTTTTTTCTTAACAAATGAGATACAAGAAAGAGACCTAAGTGGATTCCACGGAAGAAGGAAGTGAAAGTGTAGCCTTTTTGCCAGCATCATTTGTTTCTGTCATGGACCATGCATCTTTAGTGGCTAACATTAATCATTACagtacaaatttaaaaataataaaaaagatatttccGATCCCAACACAGTTTTGTTCTTGTTCTATACATGTTTATtaaacccttttttttttcttctttaaattattttttctttttgcattacATCTTACATCAGgaacttcctttctttttatatcCAGGAATAcagatatttaattactaaaactACATTATACAAAGAGGGAAggaattttattagaattatcaTTTGCCTATTTTGGTGGGTGCCCTACTGGTATCATATTCAAGGAGATATTTTTGCTGGGTGGGTGTCATCCTTTTACTAGTCATTTTAATGGAAGCAACCCAACGAACATCTATACAATTAACCACTTGTGGAAACACTTGATTGCTAAGCAATGACTTTGCTTAAGAATTTAGTGACagatcattaattaattaattaagagaaCAACTGCTGctagatttttttaatcacttcttttaaattaaattattttaagcgATTGGAATTCAGATGATGAAATAGGCTAATAACAAATGGAAGGAGTTTTAAGAATTTTTGGTCCAGCAAGCATATATATCTCCAGTAATTTCAGGAAATGAGCTATTCTGAAGAGTGAGTTTCAaggttttggaattgtttgcTCAATGAAAAGGGACCCAGTTGATGAGTAGGCCTAATTTCAAAGTAATTGCTGTGCCCCAGTAATCATTATCAATTGATGTCCTACTCATTTTTAACATCAAACAAACTAACAGCAGCGTTATAGAATCAGAAAATAGACAATATGAAAAGTGGCCCTATTTCTGAGAgcaatctttttctatttatcatattatttgtttttttataattgggTCAAAActttttctcattatttttaattccttTCTTTCAGAAATTTCCTTAACTATTTTCAAAGTAACAAAACATGAGTAAATAATTAGTAAGTCGTATTAATTAGCTATATCTCTTCACTAATTTGCCTTAAAGTAAACTATTAAAACCTTCCTTCAAATTCCAAAGCTATTAGTTTTTCAGAGCAATTTTAATTAGTCTTATCCCAACTCACTTTACCGATACATGTATGTTTTGTTGAATAAATAGTTCCAACATAgccatattaatttatttgtattaaaattcttaaaacaGATGAAATATTATAGGACTAGTAGTCCAAAAAATGTAAATTCATGCAGCTTTTTGGTATTTTACTgatcctttttaattttaatagaattagctaaatta is a genomic window of Ricinus communis isolate WT05 ecotype wild-type chromosome 2, ASM1957865v1, whole genome shotgun sequence containing:
- the LOC8263036 gene encoding pollen-specific protein C13 codes for the protein MARAILLLALCVLPALVAAARPARNPFEVEGRVYCDTCRAGFETSKTTYVAGAKVRVECKDRKTMELVYSKEGTTDSTGTYRIHVDEDHQDQLCDAMLVSSPQHDCMKPSSGRDRARVILTNNNGIVSNKRYANSIGFMKEDAMSGCFELLRQYQEYED
- the LOC8263035 gene encoding probable glucan 1,3-beta-glucosidase A, giving the protein MIKMANCSIKHLLTISFLVSFVCLSHGRVNPSFKIKAVNLGGWLVTEGWIKPSLFDGIPNSDFLDGTGLQFKSVAVKKYLCAELGGGNIIVANRTSASGWETFKLWRIDDSHFNFRVFNKQFIGLGSKGNGTNVVAVSNTTGESETFEIVRNSNDSSRVRIKSSNGFFLQVRTEELVTADYAGDTKWGDNDPSVFLTTISGRMRGEFQVTNGYGPESAPRAMKEHWSTFIVEDDFKFISQNGLNAVRIPVGWWIASDPNPPKPYVGGSLQALDNAFSWAEKYGLKVVIDLHAAPDSQNGWEHSSSRDGSQEWGLTDANIQQTVDIIDFLTARYAKSSSLYAVELINEPLSPGASLERVTKYYQAGYNAVRKHSSTAYVVMSNRLGSDEARELFPLASGLSGTVIDVHYYNLFSSIFDDMTVQQNIDFVNTNRSAQLNFVTTSNGPLTFVGEWVAEWQVSGATKEDYQRFAKAQLEVYGRATFGWAYWTLKNVNNHWSLEWMIKNGYIKL